A single region of the Neisseria zoodegmatis genome encodes:
- a CDS encoding Maf family protein: MNTSLPLILGSSSVFRQAQLQRLGIVFQTASPDYDETPAANETAEETALRLAVGKARSLAAQFPQALIIGADQVAWCNGIQLGKPMNVANAQHMLASLSGQRIEFYSAVCLLNTASNSLHTHVDKTVVTMRTLSSEQIRRYLEREPDAVYCAGAAKSEGLGAALLEKIDSTDPNALIGLPIFKLADFLALEGFDVL, encoded by the coding sequence AAGCTCCGTATTCCGCCAAGCCCAGCTGCAACGCTTGGGCATCGTTTTTCAGACGGCCTCACCCGATTACGATGAAACACCCGCTGCCAACGAAACGGCAGAGGAAACCGCATTGCGTTTGGCAGTCGGCAAAGCACGCTCGTTGGCAGCACAATTTCCTCAAGCTCTGATTATCGGTGCAGACCAAGTTGCGTGGTGCAACGGCATCCAATTGGGCAAACCGATGAACGTCGCGAATGCACAACACATGCTCGCATCTTTAAGTGGGCAGCGCATCGAATTTTACAGCGCAGTCTGCTTGCTCAACACCGCTTCAAACAGCCTGCACACACATGTAGATAAAACCGTCGTTACCATGCGCACGCTCAGCAGCGAGCAAATCCGCCGCTATTTAGAGCGCGAACCCGATGCCGTATATTGCGCCGGCGCAGCCAAAAGCGAAGGGCTGGGCGCGGCATTGTTAGAAAAAATCGACAGCACAGACCCGAACGCGCTCATCGGCCTGCCTATTTTTAAATTGGCCGATTTTCTCGCTTTAGAAGGCTTCGACG